The Pelagibacterium halotolerans B2 nucleotide sequence GTGTCGCGCGCGCCGGCCACATCCAGGATGGACCTCACCGTTTCCGCGCCCAGTTCAGCCGCCGGGCCCCAGTCGATCTCGTCGCGCCCATGGTCGTAATCCATGGCCTGGCTCAACGCGATCCCGATGGCACCATGCAACGCCCCTTCGCGCGCGCCCGCCGCCGTCCCCGAGCAATGCATGATATCGCCAAGGTTCTGCCCGCGATTGACGCCCGACAAAACGATATCGGGCCGCTTGTCCTTGAGCACATGGGTGATTCCCGCCACCACGCAATCGGCCGGCGTTCCGTCGAGGCAGAAGATTCGCTCGCCCCGCGCCTCGATCTCGATTTCGTACCCGAACGTCATCCGGTGCCCGGTGCCGCTCTGGTTGTTTGTCGGCGCCACCACCCACACATCGTCGGACAGGTCGCGCGCAATATCGAGCAGCACGGCAAGCCCCGGCGCATCCACGCCGTCGTCATTGGTCAAAAGGATGCGCGGGTTGGCTTTCATCCGCCGATCTTTTCCAGCCCACCCATATAGGGGCGCAGCGCTTCGGGAATGGTCACCGAGCCGTCTTCGTTCTGATAATTTTCCATGACCGCGATCAACGCACGCCCCACGGCCACGCCCGAACCGTTCAGCGTATGGACGAATTGCGGCTTGCCGTTCGCGTCGCGATAGCGCGCATCCATGCGCCGCGCCTGGAAATCGCCGCACACCGAAACCGACGAAATCTCGCGATAGGTGTTCTGCCCCGGCAGCCAAGCCTCGATGTCATAGGTCCGCCTGGCCCCAAACCCCATATCGCCGGTACAAAGCTGCATGACGCGATAATGGATGCCCAACCGCTTCAGCACCTCTTCCGCACACGCCAGCATCCGCTCATGCTCCTCGGCCGATTTCTCCGGCGTCGTGATCGACACCATCTCGACCTTGTTGAACTGGTGCTGGCGCAGCATCCCCCGCGTATCCCGCCCCGCCGACCCCGCTTCCGACCGGAAACACGGTGTCAGCGCCGTAAACCGCAATGGCAGTTCGTCTTCGGGAAGGATCGACTCGCGCACGAAATTGGTCAGCGGCACCTCGGCGGTTGGTATGAGCGCCAGCCGCCCGTCCCCATGCGCCGTAAAAAAGAAGTCGCCATCGAACTTCGGAAGCTGGCTGGTGCCATACATCGCCTCGTCCCGCACCAGATAGGGCGGCACGACTTCGGTGTAGCCATGCTGATCCACATGCAGGTCGATCATGAACTGTCCGATGGCCCGCTCCAGCCGTGCCAGTTGCCCCTTGAGCACAACGAACCGGCTGCCCGAAAGTTTGGCGGCGGTTTCAAAATCCATCCCGCCCATCGCTTCGCCGAGTTCGTAATGCTCCTTGGCCGCAAAGCCGAGATTGGGCTTGGCCGGCCGCGTCGCTTCGGATTCATTGGCCCGGAAATAGGGAACGTTGTCGTTCTCGTCTTCGCCCACCGGCACGCCCTCGGCCGGCAAATTGGGGATCACCGAAAGCGCCGCCCGAATTTCCTCGGTCAGCGCCTTTTCGCGCGCTTCGAGTTCGCCGAGCTTGTCCTTGAGGCCCGAAACCTCGGCCATCAATTCCTGGGCCCGCGCCTCGTCCTTTTGCGCCTTGGCCTGCCCGATCAGTTTCGAGGAGGCGTTGCGCCTTTCCTGGACGGCATTGAGTTCGGCGACCACGGCCCGCCGCTCATCGTCGAGCGAGATCAGGGATGCGGAAACCGGCTCCATCCCGCGCGTCTTGAGCGCGGCGTCGAACGCTTCAGGATTTGCACTGATCCACTTGATATCGAACATTTTGGGCTGGTCCGCTGGAAAGAAAGATACGGACAGTGCCTAGCCGAGCCGGGCGTCAAACTCAAGGTCGACCTAGCTTTCGAGATCCTTGGCCAGTTCCGCCTCACGCTCCAGCCGTCGTTTTTCGACAATACGCACCGCAAAGACCGAAAGCTCGTAAAGCAGCAACAGCGGTATCGCGAGCCCGATCTGCGAAATCGGATCGGGGGGCGTCAGGAACGCCGCAATCACGATGATCGCCACGATCGCGTATTTGCGCCACGCCTTGAGGTTGTCGACCCCGATCAGCCCGATCTGCGCCAGAAGCGTCAGAATGACCGGCAACTGAAAGCACACGCCGAACGCCAGCAGCAGCGTCATGATCAGGCTCAGATATTCAGAAACCCGCGTCACCATTTCGATGGAAACGCCAGAAGGGTCGGTCTGCTGCATGCCCAGGAAGAACCCCAGCGCCAGCGGCATCACGCCGTAATAGACAAGCGCCGCACCGATGAGAAAACAGATCGGCGTCGCAACCAGATAGGGCAGGAACGCCATGCGCTCGTTCTTGTAGAGCCCTGGCGCCACAAACGCATAGATCTGCGAGGCGATCACCGGAAACGCCAGAAAGATCGCGGCAAACAGCGCCACGGACAATTTGGTGAAGAAAAATTCCTGCGGCGCCGTATAGATCAACCGCACAGCTTCAGGACTGCCGGCCGCCGCGACGAACGGCCCGAGAAGAAAATTGTAGATCTGGTCGGCGACGAAAAAGCAAAGGATGAACAGCACGGCCAGGGCGATGATCGAATAGATCAACCGCGTCCGAAGCTCGGTCAGATGTTCGATCAGCGGTGCCTCGCTGCCCTTGAGCTCGTCTTCCTTGGCCTCGGGCCCCGCGATCTTTTCCTGCGCCTGGGTCATTTATCGCCGCCCGTATCCGCCGCGGCCTTTTTCGGCGTTGGTGTCGTTTTCCTGGCCGTTGTCTTTTTTGCGCCGGCCTTGCTTGCAGCCTTTGGCTGCCTGACGGGCTTTTCATCAGCCGTTTTTTTCGTCGAGGGTGTCGCCGCTGGCTTGGGGGCCGCCTTGGCCGCAGCAGGTTTGGTTGCCGCGGCGGGCTTGGCCGCTTTCGTTGCCGCCTTGCCACCCTTGTCCGTGGCTTTGGCCGCCGGTGTCGCAGCCTTGCGCGGCGCGGCCTTGACCTTCGTCTTGGCAGGCGCATCGGCAAGCGGCGCGGGTTGTTCGGCCGCCGTCGTCGCCGCGTCGGCAGGCCTGGCGACCGATTCGCTTACCTTGGCGCGAAGGGCAGCCGAAGCGGCCGAGGGCGTGGCCCGTGCCTGCGACATGCCCGCCTGCGCGTGGATCGCATCGACGACGCTCTCCTCGCCCGTGGCGGGCGGCTTGAGCTTGCCCGTCGGCTCCACCTTGCCGTTGCGGATCGAGTTGAATTCGCGGTTGATCTCTGCGCTGGTCTGCCTGAGCGGGTCCGAAATCGCCTTCTTGGCCTCGGCGATTTCGTCGGCGGCTATGGCCTTGTCGATCTCCCGCCGGAAATCATTGCCCATGCGCCGCACAGTACCCATCATCCGGCCCACATTGCGCATCATCATCGGCAGGTCTTTCGGGCCGACGACGACAAGCAACACGATGCCGATAACAAGCATCTCGCTCCAGCCAAGCCCAAGCATGCCGATCTATCCTTGTTTGAAAGCTATGCGGAAAAAACGCGTCCTTACGCGTCCTTGCGCGTCTCAGCTTCCGTGGTCTGGTTGAGCGTGGGCTCAGCCTGGCCGGGCTTCTGGTCGATCGTGGCGGGGGGGGTGTCGTCGGGCGTTTCCTCTTCGGCCATGCCCTTGCGGAAGGCCTTGATACCGCCCGCGACTTCACCCATCAGGCCCGAGATCTTGCCGCGCCCGAAAAGCAGCAGCACGACGATCGCGATAATCAGAAGTCCCCAGGGTCCGGGATTCATTTCCATACCTCCTAATGCCGCGGCATCAGCGCCGGCCGGCAGATGTGTCTGGCCCACAGATATTGATTATTGGCGGCGAAAACAAGGATGCTGTGCTCTCTTGTTGAACCATAATCGTCGCAGCGGGCCGCGGGCCGATCAATCCTCGCTCTCGGCTTCCACGTCGCCTGCGTCGTCGGGGTCGAGCGGGTCCTCGTCGTCGCGCAACGCCCCGTCGAACGGCATGGGCACCTGAAAACTGGGTGGCACGCGGCTCGAAAGCAGCCCCGCGCCCTTCAATTCCTCGAGCCCCGGAAGGTCGCCCAGCGTCTCGAGCCCGAAATGATCGAGAAACGCTTCCGTCGTGCCGTAGGTCACCGGACGTCCCGGCGTTCGCCGCCGGCCGCGCATGCGCACCCAACCCGCCTCCATCAGCACGTCCAGCGTGCCCTTGGAGATCGAAACTCCGCGCACTTCCTCGATTTCCGCCCGCGTCACCGGCTGGTGGTAGGCGATGATCGCCAGTGTCTCGAGCGCCGCCCGCGACAAGGGCCGTGTGTCGGTCTCCTCCCGCCGCAACAGGAAATTGAGGTCGTCCGCCGTCCTGAACGCCCATTTCGACCCGCGCTGCACCAGATTGATCCCCCGCCCCGCATAGCGGGCCTGCAACGCGTCGATCAAATCCTCGACATCGGCCTCATCGGACAGAAACGGCGCAACATCGCGCAGATCCACCGGCTCGGCCGAAGCGAAAAGCAGCGCTTCGAGAATACGAAGATTGCGCTCGCGCACCTCGGGCGCATCGTCTTCCATGGCGCTCATTGCGGCACGTCTCCCCGCCGCCTGCGCATGAGCAGCGGCGCGAAGGCTTCCTGCTGGCGCAATTCCACCTGCCCCAGCCGCACCAGTTCGAGCGATGCCGTAAAGCTCGACGCCATCGCCGTCGCCCGTTCTTCCGGCCGCGCCAGATAGTCCGCCAGATAGGTATCGAGCGAAATCCATTCGAAACTCTGCCCGATCAACCGCTCCAAAATTTCCCGCGCCTCCTGCAATCCCCAGACCGTCCGCTGATGCGGCGAATATTCGGCTGGAATACCGCGTTCACGCTGGGCTGCATAGGCCCGCAGCAATTGATAGAGATCCGCTTCCCACAGCGCATGCCGCGTGATGGAAACCGGCTCCGGCATGCCGCGCGCGAAAACGTCACGCCCCAGCCGCGAGCGATTGAGCAGCCGTCCCGCCGCGTCGCGCATCGCCTCGAGCCGCGCCAGCCGGAACTGCAGCAAGGCCGCCATTTCCTCGCCGCTCGGCTCCTCGTCATCGCTTTGCTGGGGCACCATCAACCGGCTTTTCAGATATGCCAGCCACGCTGCCATCACCAGATAGTCGGCGGCAATCTCGATCCGCTGCTGGCGGATGGTTTCGATAAACGCCAGATATTGCTCGGCCAGCGCCAAAACCGAAATGCCCGAAAGATCGACCTTCTGCTTGCGCGCAAGCTCGAGCAGAAGATCCATCGGACCTTCATAGCCGCCCACATCCACGTGCATCACCGTATCGGCTTGCGCGCGTTCAGGCATTCCGTCGAACCAGGGATCAGAAGTCTCGGCCATATCCCGCCGCTGGCAAAGCAAAAGAGGAGAGCAGCATTGCCACTCCCCTCAAACCAGTCAAGCCGTGAGAACCGCCGCGCCCTAGTTGTTCAGCACGAAACAGTCCCCGCCCTGCCCCTGGATCGCCGTGCAGACCGAATTGGCCTGATCGAAACTCGGTTGCGGCAGCCTTACGCGATAATAGATGCCGCGCTCGCCCAGATCGACCCTGCTGACCTCGGGCTCGGCGCCGTTGAACAGCGAACCGTAGCGCGACTGCAATGCAGGAATATCGGCCAGCGCATCCGCCTCGCTGCGCTGCGACGACAATTGCACCCACGCGCCGACATTCGATGATGGCGTTGCCGCCGAGGCAGCGGGAGCCGTTTCCGCCGGAGCCGGCGTGACAGCAGCAACGGTCTCGGTCGCGGGGGCCGTTGTCGCCGGAGTGGGCGTCGAAGCGGCGCTGGTCTGGGCCGTCAGCCCGGCCGGCCGCGCGACCGGAACCGGCGCACCGGGGTCATCGGTCGTGGTCGTGGTCGTTGGGGCCGCTTCGGACGAATCCGCCGTTTCAGGCGTGCTGGCGTCGGGCACGGTTTCGCCCACATCGGCCACGGAAGTCGGCGTCGCGGCGTCCGCGCCGGCAGCGGACTCATCCTGGCCAATGGCCTGCGCGATGGCCTCGCCGATCGGGTCGGACGTCAGCGTGCTGTTGGGGACCGCAGGAACGTCGGGGCGCTCGACCGGCAAAACGTTGGATCCCGCAACGCTGTCGTCGGCCTGAACAATGGTGCCGTCGGGACGCACGGTTACCGTGCGAACCGGGCGATTGGCGAGGGCAGTCTCGCCCTCTTCGGGGGCCAGAGCCTCGGCCACCTGGGCGCCGCTGGCGCCGTCGGTCTGGTCGCGCGATACGAGCTCCTCGTCTTCCGGGGAAGCGCCATTGCCCTCGATCTCGCTGAACACCACCGAATCGCTGGCAGCGGAATCATTGGGCGTGGGCGCCGCCTCTTCCTTGAGCGGCGAGGCGTCTGCCGTCAGTACGGGCGCTTCGCCCGGATCGACGGGACCGGAAAAAAACGCGAAATAGACGCCGCCGATCAGGGCAAGGATCACCGCTCCCGCGGCGACCGGCACGATAAATCCGCCAAACCTGCGGCGGTACGGATGGCGCTGCGCCATCTCTTCTGTGGCATAGCCCTCATCGCCATAGCCATCATCGGCATAGTCGAGCGGCTGGCCATCCTCTGCCGGCGCGTTGTCTGACGGCGCCGAAGCGCCAAATAACGGATCGGGAATAACCTGTTCCGGTGTGGGCTGGCCGGGTTCGAATGCAGGTTCTTCACGCGGCTGGGCCTGCCGTGGCGCGGGCGCCACCAGCCAGTCTTCAGGATCGCTTGCCGGCTCGACGCGGCGCACGGACGCGCCCGTCGCCGCAGCCGCCGCGAGAATGGCCGATTCCGCAGCATCGACGGCGGCATCGGTTTCCCCATCGTCGAGAAAACTCGACCTCACGCGCCGCCCGGCGGGCAGGCCACCATCACTGGAATTGGCGCGGGCCGCCTCCCCGATCAGCGCCTCGATATCGCCCAGAGGGTCCCGTTCCTGGTCGGAAGCCATTTCCCCGGCGCTCGAAAATTCATCTTCGGCTCGCCCATACCCCTCGTATGAAACCGGCCCCGCTTCGGGCTCGGCCGGCAGCGGATCGTCATGTTCCGCCCAATCGTCATCCTGGGAATAGTCCCGGTCATAGGCCTCGACTTCGGCATCGGCAATCAGGTCGGCAATCGGATCGCCCGATGCGGTCTGCTCGGGCACGCCGGTCTGTTGCGCGGTGCCGAACCCGAAATCGAAAACCGGCATGGCATCGCTCTGTCCGCTCTCGCGCTCCGGCTCGAAGCGATCTTCAGGCTCGCCGGGATTTTCGCTGTGGTGCCCCTCAGGGGCGCCGAAACTGGCTTCAGCCTCGTGGAAATCTTCCTGCTCGGGCATGGCCGGTTCTGCGGGCGCTTCGACCTGGGGTTCCTGCCGGAAGGCGGGCTCGTCGCGCTTGTACGCGCTGGTCGGCCCGGCAGCCGTGCGGGCATCCTGCGCCACAAGCCGAGCCAGTTCCGCAATCAGATCATCGGAGTCCTGACCCGCCGTGGCCGGGTTGTACTTTGTATCGGTCATAGAGCAGTGCCCCGAAAGTCTTTCGCTTTAACTTGCCCTTGATTGCGAGCATGCCCACGGAACTGTTCACAGCAATGCGCCGTAATTATGAAAGCTCTTGCGGGGCGCTGACGCCCAAAAGATCAAGGCCGTTGCCGAGAACCCGGCGCACGCCATCCACAAGCGCGAGTCGAGCCAGTGTCAGTTTCGGGTCATCGTCGTTAACAAAGCGTAAGCTGGGGTCTTCCTTGCCTTTGCCCCAGAAGGCGTGGAATTGCGCGGCAAGCTCGTGCAAGTAAAACGCAAGTCTATGCGGTTCATGCGCCCGCGCCGCTGCCGCAACCTGCCGCGGCCAGGAACCGAGCAACCGGATCAGCTCGATTTCATCCGTTGTGGACAGCAGCGAAAGGTCGGCTCCGGCCAGCGCCGCGTCGGTCGTATCGAGTTCGGGCAGATCGCGCGCCGCATTCCGGAAAATCGAAAACGTCCTTGCATGGGCATACTGCACATAAAAAACCGGATTGTCCTTGCTCTGCTCTTTCACCAGCGCAAAGTCGAAATCGAGCGGTGCATCGTTCCGCCGGAACAAAAGCATGAAGCGGGTCGCATCGACTCCCACTTCCTCCACAACATCAGCAAGCGTCACCAAGTCCCCGGAGCGCTTGCTCATTTTTACCGGCTCGCCATTCCGCAACAGCTTGACCAACTGGCAGAACCGCACATCGGCCGTTGCCTTGCCGCCCGAAACGGCCTTCACCGCCGCCTCGATGCGCTTGGCATAGCCCGCATGGTCTGCGCCCAGAACGTCGATAAGCGTGGTGAAGCCCCGCAGCACCTTGCTGCGGTGATAGGCGATATCGGCGGCAAAATAGGTATAGCTGCCGTCCGATTTGACAAGCGCACGATCCACGTCGTCGCCAAACTGGGTGGCCCGGAACAAGGTCTGTTCGCGGTCTTCCCAATCGTCGGGCAGCTTGCCCTTCGGCGGTTCGAGCCGCCCTTCATAGATCAGACCTTCATCGCGCAGCCACGCGAGCGTCTTTTCGATCTCGCCCCCCGGTCCGTGCAACGTCTTTTCGGAAAAGAACACATCGTGCTCGATATTGAGCTTTTTCAGGTCCGCCTTGATAAGTTCGAGCATCGCCGCCAGCACATGCTGCTTGACCGGGGCCAGCCATGCCTCTTCGGGCTTGCCCAACAGGGAGTTGCCGAACTCTTCCACCAGCGCCTGCCCCACCGGGATCAGATAGTCGCCCGGATAGAAACCCGACGGAATTTCGATTTCCTCCCCCAGCGCCTCGCGGTATCGCAGGAAGGCTGACCGGGCCAGCGTATCGACCTGCGACCCGGCATCGTTGATGTAATATTCCTTGGAGACGTCATATCCGGCATAGGCCAGGAGCGAGGCCAGCGCGTCGCCGTAAACGGCGCCCCGCGTATGCCCCACATGCATCGGCCCGGTCGGGTTGGCCGAAACATATTCGACATTCACTTTCTCGCCCTGCCCCACATCGGCCCGCCCGAAATCGTCGCCGAGTTCGGCAATCGAGGACAGCACCTTGTGCCAGACGCTTTGCTGGAGCCGGAAATTGATGAACCCCGGACCGGCGATCTCGACCGCGGCCACGTCGGCATCGCCTGAAAACCGCTCGGAAATCGCACCAGCGACCTCGCGGGGGTTCTTGCCCAGCGGCTTGGCCACCACCATCGCGGCATTGGTCGAAAGGTCCCCATGGGCGGCATCGCGCGGCGGCTCGACGACGACGCGGGCCAGCAGCTCGCGATTGTCGGCCAGCTCGGGAAAACTCGCGATCAGCGCATCGGTGACGCGCCCTTCAAAGAGGGCAAACACATCCATCTGAAGGAAACCTATGATTGAAATTCGAAACCGGCACGTTGAGATTGGCGTCAAGGCGCGGCGAAAGCCGGAGTTTACAGCCCGCCCTCGCGCCAATATCGGCATGCCGAGGCGGGTTACCGGAAATCGGGTCTGTCGTCAAACAAACGGGCATATTCGTCAAGCGCGAACGGGTCTGTCATCCCGGCCACGAAATCACAGACGATCCGGGCTCTCGCGGCCTCAGAACCGGCGGTACTATGGGCCAGCCCCCAGCGCCCCGGCATATCCCCCTCGGCGATATAGGCATCGAAAAGCCGCCCCACCACAGCCTCGCTCTCGCGCACCGGCCCCATGACCCGCGCGTCGCGATAGACTTTGGCGAACAGGAACGCCTTGAGCTCGACCTCATCTTCCGCCATCTCGACGGGGAACCCGATCAACGCCCGCCCCGCATGCCGGACATCGTCGACACTTTTCGGAGCCGCCGCAATCAGCCGCTCCGCACTTTCGGCGATCACCGCCTCGATGGTCCGTGTGATCAGCCGCCGCTGCACCTCGTGAATTTGCCGCCCGCGCTCCAGTCCGGGCCACATCTCGATGACTTCCCGCGCAATCGGCCCCACCAATGGCACATCGACAAGATCGTCGATGACCACCAATCCCGCGCGCACCGCATCGTCGATATCGTGGGCGTTATAGGCGATATCGTCGGCAATCGCCGCCACCTGCGCCTCGAGATTGGCATAGGTTCCAGCCAGCAAGTCCTCACTTGCCGGAATGTCCGCCAGCGCCGCCGCGATGTCCTGCCCGTGCTCGGATGCATCGCCGACCACCGGGCCGTTATGTTTCAGGATACCTTCGAGCGTCTCCCAGGTCAGGTTCAGCCCGTCATGCTCGGCATAGCGATTCTCAAGCACCCCCACTACCCGCAGCGCCTGCACATTGTGGTCGAACCCGCCAAGCTCTGCCATTTTCTCGGACAACACCCGCTCACCCGCATGCCCGAACGGGGTATGCCCAAGATCGTGCGACAGCGCCACGGCCTCGGCCAGATCCTCGTTGAGCCGCAGCGCCCGCGCTATCGAACGGGCGATCTGGCTCACTTCGAGCGTATGGGTCAGCCGCGTGCGGAAATGCTGACCCTCGTGATGAAGGAAAACCTGCGTTTTGTGCTGCAGCCGCCGGAACGCCGTCGAATGGATGATCCGGTCCCGATCCCGCTGGAATTCGTTGCGCGTCGGGCTGGCAGATGGGCGATAGACCCGGCCCCGCGACTGCGCCGGATCGGCGGCATAAACCGCATGCATATCACTCATGTGGGACAGCCCCTTTTCATCGTCGCCCTACGATCTTATGTTGGAGACCGAATTTGCAATCAAAAGCAACAGCGCCATGACCGATATCCAACTATCACCGAACGAGGTCGTTTTGACAGAGCGCGCCGCCAAGCGGATCAACCGCATTCTGTCGAAGGAAGAACCCGGCACCGTCCTGCGCATTGCCGTGGCTGGCGGCGGGTGCTCGGGCTTCCAGTACGAATACAACATCGTCAAGGAAGCGCCAACCGAGGACGATCTGGTGCTCACCCGCGACGGGGCCACCGTTTACATCGATTCGATGAGCCTTGAATTCATGGGCGGCGCGGAAATCGACTTTGTCGACGATCTGATCGGCCAGTCCTTCCAGATCAAGAACCCCAACGCCGTCGCCTCCTGCGGCTGCGGCACCAGCTTCGCTGTCTGATCCCCGCATTTTTCGGGTCGCCTTGGCCGCGCGATAATGCTTACCTCTGCCTCTCTTGCGCGCGGAGGTAAGCCATGAGCACCGAATTCCTGATCACCGCCCTGATCGTCTGCCTGCTCCCAGGCTCGGGCGTGCTTTACACGCTTGCCGTAGGTCTCGGTCGCGGCTTCAGGGCCTCTGTCGCTGCCGCCTTGGGCTGCACGCTCGGCATCATCCCCTCCGCCCTCGCCTCCATCGTCGGCCTTGCCGCCATCTTCCACGCCAGCGCCCTGGCCTTCCAGACCCTCAAATATCTCGGCGTTGCATATCTGCTCCATATGGCGTGGTCGATCCTGCGCTCCGGCGGCGCCATGGGGCTCGAGGCCGACCGTTCTCCAGCCTCCATGGCCAGGATCGCGACCAGCGGCGCCCTCATCAATGTCCTCAATCCCAAGCTCAGCCTGTTCTTCCTGGCGTTTCTGCCCCAGTTCGTTCCCCTCGACACCCCCAACGCCACCCCAACACTGCTCTTGCATGCAGCGATCTTCATGGCGATAACCTTCATAACGTTCGTGGGGTACGGGGCCTGCGCCGCTTTGGCGCGTGACTATGTCATCTCCCGGCCCGACGTGCTCAAATGGATACGGCGCAGCTTTGCGGCCACGTTTGGCCTGCTAGGCCTGCGCCTCGCCCTTTCAGATCGCTGACAACCAACGAGACGGCCCGATGCGCATAGCAACCTGGAACATCAACGGCATCAACGCACGCCTTCCGGCCGTCCTCACCTGGCTCGACGAAACCAAGCCCGACATCGTTGGTCTCCAGGAAATCAAATGCCTCGACGAAAACTTCCCCCGCGCCGAATTCGAATCGCGCGGCTACAATGTCGAAACCCACGGCCAGAAGAGCTTCAAC carries:
- a CDS encoding deoxyguanosinetriphosphate triphosphohydrolase, which codes for MSHMSDMHAVYAADPAQSRGRVYRPSASPTRNEFQRDRDRIIHSTAFRRLQHKTQVFLHHEGQHFRTRLTHTLEVSQIARSIARALRLNEDLAEAVALSHDLGHTPFGHAGERVLSEKMAELGGFDHNVQALRVVGVLENRYAEHDGLNLTWETLEGILKHNGPVVGDASEHGQDIAAALADIPASEDLLAGTYANLEAQVAAIADDIAYNAHDIDDAVRAGLVVIDDLVDVPLVGPIAREVIEMWPGLERGRQIHEVQRRLITRTIEAVIAESAERLIAAAPKSVDDVRHAGRALIGFPVEMAEDEVELKAFLFAKVYRDARVMGPVRESEAVVGRLFDAYIAEGDMPGRWGLAHSTAGSEAARARIVCDFVAGMTDPFALDEYARLFDDRPDFR
- a CDS encoding HesB/IscA family protein translates to MTDIQLSPNEVVLTERAAKRINRILSKEEPGTVLRIAVAGGGCSGFQYEYNIVKEAPTEDDLVLTRDGATVYIDSMSLEFMGGAEIDFVDDLIGQSFQIKNPNAVASCGCGTSFAV
- a CDS encoding LysE family translocator, translated to MSTEFLITALIVCLLPGSGVLYTLAVGLGRGFRASVAAALGCTLGIIPSALASIVGLAAIFHASALAFQTLKYLGVAYLLHMAWSILRSGGAMGLEADRSPASMARIATSGALINVLNPKLSLFFLAFLPQFVPLDTPNATPTLLLHAAIFMAITFITFVGYGACAALARDYVISRPDVLKWIRRSFAATFGLLGLRLALSDR